One region of Paenibacillus polymyxa M1 genomic DNA includes:
- a CDS encoding large adhesin — MFRHYCWQKRMHRRKFRRCAVKKVKVLPKVIVKGIRGPQGPQGPQGLPGPQGVPGAQGQQGLQGFQGIPGPAGPVGVTGPAGAVGPAGQAGAIGPAGPAGPAGAIGPAGPAGATGPAGPAGPAGVGISDFLSVFRADPGTGTDTVPGNTPITFTGVLANVGGAFTFTPPSPTITINETGSYFISFSIHNQGDADFNLTVNGTPITPLPFSGNGGGPTAAEVIVTVTTVPTTIQLVNANATPAQLHNNINTTMTILKLTP, encoded by the coding sequence TATTGTTGGCAAAAGAGAATGCATCGGAGAAAATTTAGAAGATGTGCAGTTAAAAAGGTCAAAGTTTTGCCGAAGGTCATTGTTAAAGGGATTAGAGGACCTCAAGGACCGCAGGGACCCCAAGGACTGCCAGGTCCACAGGGAGTTCCAGGTGCTCAAGGTCAGCAAGGACTACAAGGTTTTCAAGGAATTCCCGGCCCTGCAGGGCCAGTAGGAGTAACGGGACCGGCAGGAGCAGTAGGACCAGCAGGACAGGCAGGAGCAATAGGACCAGCAGGACCAGCAGGACCAGCGGGAGCAATAGGACCAGCAGGACCAGCGGGAGCAACGGGGCCAGCAGGACCAGCAGGGCCTGCTGGCGTCGGGATATCAGATTTCTTAAGTGTTTTCCGAGCAGATCCTGGCACGGGGACTGACACAGTTCCGGGTAACACACCAATTACCTTTACTGGGGTTTTAGCGAATGTTGGAGGTGCATTTACTTTCACTCCTCCATCCCCAACGATAACAATTAACGAAACGGGGAGCTACTTCATCTCATTTTCTATTCATAACCAAGGTGATGCTGACTTCAATCTCACTGTTAACGGAACTCCTATAACACCTTTACCTTTCTCAGGTAATGGTGGGGGGCCTACCGCAGCTGAAGTTATTGTAACCGTTACAACAGTTCCAACTACAATACAATTGGTAAATGCCAACGCAACTCCTGCTCAGTTGCACAATAATATTAATACAACTATGACAATATTAAAGTTGACGCCTTAA
- a CDS encoding phage terminase small subunit-related protein has product MRFKDITAALSVPESRVRKWKHITMASAPVLLGASF; this is encoded by the coding sequence ATGCGATTTAAGGATATCACCGCTGCTCTTTCTGTTCCTGAAAGTCGGGTCCGCAAATGGAAGCACATTACCATGGCATCCGCGCCAGTTTTATTGGGAGCATCCTTTTGA
- a CDS encoding LysE family translocator — protein sequence MPGYNPSLQFLLMGSLYALLSILWFTTIVLLLNYIRKWLMSPKVQNIIDKATGLVLIGFGLNMIFKVQKTGS from the coding sequence ATACCAGGTTATAATCCCAGTTTGCAGTTTTTACTGATGGGTTCTCTTTACGCTCTACTTTCGATTTTATGGTTTACTACAATCGTATTATTGTTAAATTACATAAGAAAATGGTTAATGTCACCCAAAGTTCAGAATATTATCGATAAGGCCACGGGACTCGTGCTGATTGGATTTGGTTTAAATATGATCTTCAAAGTTCAAAAAACAGGATCATAA
- a CDS encoding AraC family transcriptional regulator — protein MEYKYELVQADNHFPLKIIVHSSNEPAYIPRHWHDSIEISYVLSGRIDNIYIDGMNYSSQEGDIVLINSNAIHSFSVAKGKGREAITVLIPSGFIRENTKDSNPISFDCISIFETNEQRLQHFKELRDLLNTLFVAYLNQHNDPLVHIHLTSLSYKLVYLLLMHFKIDNESISGFNTHKYLERLTLITDYIKENYDQSLSLDSIAQVFGLSPEYLSRFFVKHVGMTLFQYINAIRLEKSFRVLMNTDHSIIQIALEHGFPNEKSFARVFKKVYQATPHQYRKKHKRRSKARSQ, from the coding sequence TTGGAATACAAATATGAGCTGGTCCAGGCAGACAATCATTTTCCATTAAAAATTATAGTTCATTCCTCCAATGAACCAGCATACATACCTAGGCATTGGCACGACAGCATCGAAATATCTTATGTACTCTCAGGGAGAATTGACAATATCTATATAGATGGCATGAATTATAGCTCCCAAGAAGGAGATATTGTGCTCATTAATTCGAATGCTATTCATTCCTTTTCTGTGGCTAAGGGCAAAGGTAGAGAGGCTATAACCGTTTTGATTCCTTCTGGATTTATTCGAGAAAATACTAAGGACAGTAATCCCATTTCATTCGATTGTATATCCATTTTCGAAACCAATGAGCAGAGATTACAGCATTTTAAGGAGCTGCGTGATCTGTTAAACACATTATTTGTAGCTTACCTCAACCAGCACAATGACCCTTTGGTACATATCCATCTAACGTCGCTATCTTATAAACTGGTGTACCTTTTATTAATGCATTTTAAAATTGACAACGAATCGATCTCTGGCTTTAACACTCATAAATATTTGGAGCGACTGACGTTGATAACCGATTATATCAAAGAAAATTACGATCAGAGTCTATCCCTGGATTCCATAGCTCAGGTTTTTGGATTGTCTCCCGAATATTTGTCCCGTTTTTTTGTAAAGCATGTAGGTATGACGCTATTTCAATATATCAATGCCATCCGTCTGGAGAAATCTTTCCGTGTTCTTATGAATACGGACCATTCTATTATACAAATTGCGCTGGAACACGGATTTCCAAACGAGAAGTCTTTTGCCAGGGTATTTAAAAAGGTTTATCAAGCGACACCGCATCAATATCGTAAAAAGCACAAGAGGCGTTCTAAAGCAAGGAGTCAGTAA
- a CDS encoding prolyl oligopeptidase family serine peptidase, with amino-acid sequence MFKQFKKVAKTTMLFTLAVGTTLVFSNGAWAAKDAKMQPTSYRTVAEVKDWGATITKIIVNLGKPVPKDAITKDTFKVYVERSDNRLVNSFVEKGNRKVTKAYVSDKSGNPVSKTGSYVVLEMEIGPAVTLSSAIHYDAAGSGFNAWNDNKYTITQQKTIKTKSGTISGLKIDTSAGEIRQLVDQFTTGKATSDGVTLTYASYAPAKDKVKNPLVIWLHGMGEGGTDPTIPISGNKAANFASKDIQSYFGGAYVLAPQTPTYWMDGFTGFGDGTSKYEQALMSLIKEYVAKNKDIDTDRIYIGGDSNGGYMTMLLIRDYKDYFAAAVVACEALKDSLITDEQINDMKDLPIWFVAAQTDTVVPPNDYMIPTYNRLVNAGAKDVHMSLFDNVVDTSGLYKKSDKTPYEYNGHWSWIYVYNNEVSKVINGKKTTMMQWLASKTLN; translated from the coding sequence ATGTTTAAACAGTTTAAAAAGGTTGCTAAAACAACTATGTTATTCACTTTAGCTGTCGGTACGACCCTTGTATTCAGCAACGGTGCATGGGCTGCCAAGGATGCCAAGATGCAGCCTACTTCATACCGGACGGTTGCGGAGGTGAAGGATTGGGGAGCAACCATTACGAAGATCATTGTTAATCTGGGGAAGCCGGTACCCAAAGATGCGATAACCAAGGATACATTTAAGGTATATGTGGAAAGAAGCGACAATAGGTTGGTAAATTCCTTTGTTGAGAAAGGCAACCGGAAGGTCACCAAGGCCTATGTATCGGACAAAAGTGGCAACCCTGTAAGTAAAACAGGAAGCTACGTTGTGTTGGAAATGGAAATCGGCCCAGCGGTAACTCTAAGCTCTGCCATTCATTATGATGCGGCGGGTTCAGGGTTTAACGCATGGAATGATAACAAATATACGATCACGCAGCAAAAAACTATAAAAACCAAATCAGGCACGATTTCCGGCTTGAAGATTGATACCTCTGCAGGAGAGATACGGCAGCTGGTTGATCAATTTACAACTGGTAAAGCTACTTCTGATGGGGTTACTTTAACCTACGCGAGCTATGCACCGGCAAAAGACAAGGTGAAAAACCCTTTGGTGATTTGGCTGCACGGTATGGGAGAGGGAGGTACAGATCCGACGATTCCGATTTCGGGTAATAAAGCAGCGAATTTTGCTTCTAAGGATATTCAATCGTATTTTGGCGGGGCTTATGTGCTGGCACCTCAGACTCCAACCTACTGGATGGATGGTTTTACAGGCTTTGGAGACGGAACCTCGAAGTACGAGCAAGCATTGATGTCCTTAATTAAGGAATACGTGGCCAAAAACAAAGACATTGATACAGATCGAATCTACATTGGTGGAGACTCCAACGGCGGATATATGACTATGTTGCTGATCCGTGATTATAAAGACTATTTTGCAGCAGCCGTGGTGGCGTGTGAAGCCTTAAAGGATAGCCTAATCACCGACGAACAAATTAACGATATGAAGGACCTGCCGATCTGGTTTGTGGCTGCCCAAACCGATACTGTGGTTCCACCCAACGATTATATGATTCCGACCTACAACCGTTTAGTGAATGCCGGAGCAAAGGATGTCCATATGTCTTTATTTGATAACGTAGTGGATACTTCTGGTTTGTACAAGAAGAGTGATAAAACACCGTATGAATACAATGGCCACTGGTCCTGGATTTACGTGTATAACAACGAAGTATCGAAGGTGATTAACGGAAAGAAAACAACGATGATGCAATGGCTGGCCTCCAAAACATTGAACTGA
- a CDS encoding polysaccharide deacetylase family protein yields MKYNRLLCAGIAVSLLCISSCPTAYTNAQNTSYASPAPTKGRAYYEERGDIVWEVPTHRKLIALTFDDGPDESNTPAILDLLQKYDAKATFFVVGSRVEKLPHLVKREREEGHEVGNHTFLHSSFQYISRNKALSELDQGQTSIVQATGAGTHLFRPPGGSYNDSLVKLSKEKGLKIILWSWHQDTLDWRKPGVHRIADKVLRNARNGDIVLMHDYVHQSTQTVEALKIILPELKKRGYSFVTVSELLSNREKPDGLIEVNK; encoded by the coding sequence ATGAAATATAACCGTTTGCTATGCGCTGGAATCGCTGTTTCTTTGCTGTGTATTAGTTCTTGCCCCACTGCATACACGAATGCACAAAACACATCATATGCCTCCCCCGCTCCTACAAAGGGAAGAGCCTATTACGAAGAACGGGGCGACATTGTATGGGAAGTTCCTACCCATCGTAAGCTTATCGCTCTCACATTCGATGACGGACCGGACGAAAGCAATACGCCTGCCATTCTCGATTTACTTCAAAAATATGATGCGAAAGCGACCTTTTTTGTCGTTGGCAGTCGTGTAGAAAAGCTGCCACACCTTGTAAAACGGGAACGAGAGGAAGGACATGAAGTTGGCAATCATACCTTCCTTCATTCATCCTTTCAATATATCTCCCGCAACAAAGCTCTGTCCGAATTGGACCAAGGTCAGACGAGCATCGTTCAGGCAACTGGTGCGGGGACCCATCTATTTAGACCACCAGGCGGCTCCTATAACGATTCACTCGTCAAGTTATCCAAGGAGAAGGGGCTAAAAATTATTTTATGGTCCTGGCATCAGGATACTCTAGATTGGCGAAAGCCTGGTGTACACCGTATCGCAGATAAGGTGCTTCGCAACGCCCGTAACGGCGACATTGTCCTCATGCATGATTATGTACATCAAAGTACACAAACCGTTGAAGCCTTGAAGATTATTCTTCCTGAGCTCAAGAAAAGAGGTTATTCCTTCGTCACTGTATCTGAATTACTCTCTAATCGAGAAAAGCCGGATGGGCTGATTGAGGTGAATAAGTGA
- a CDS encoding carbohydrate ABC transporter permease, with protein MGELNKSLGLGTRSQQRTSSKARIRTGSLKIQRLRENALAYTFLAPSLILFAVFMFYPMIKSVYLSLHSTDPAGNVADYVGFDNFAMLFSSGQFLQGIKVTLLFAVLTVPVGILLALVLAALTHSKLRGMRIFQFAFSLPMVLSVGSSAVIWKFLFHPTLGMFNYVLSLFHINPVPWLTSPDWALFSVAIMTIWMNLGFNYIILSSGLQGIPDDMYESAKMDGAGPLVTFWRISMPLLSPTIFFVTVVSIIGAFQSFAQINILTKGGPVNSTNVFVYSIYQEAFVNFRFGTGSAQAIVLFAVILVLTMIQFKWVERKVHYQ; from the coding sequence TTGGGTGAACTTAACAAATCTTTGGGACTGGGGACGAGGAGCCAGCAACGGACATCGTCTAAAGCTCGCATACGCACGGGTTCGCTAAAAATTCAAAGACTGCGCGAAAACGCGCTGGCGTATACCTTTTTGGCTCCATCGCTTATTTTGTTTGCTGTATTTATGTTTTATCCGATGATAAAGTCCGTTTATCTCAGCTTACATTCTACAGATCCCGCAGGAAACGTTGCAGATTATGTGGGGTTCGATAACTTTGCTATGCTTTTCAGCTCAGGTCAGTTTCTACAGGGGATTAAGGTCACGCTGCTTTTTGCGGTATTGACGGTACCTGTGGGTATTTTACTGGCGCTGGTACTCGCTGCCCTTACACACAGTAAGTTACGTGGGATGCGTATCTTCCAATTTGCCTTCTCGCTACCGATGGTGTTGTCGGTGGGTTCATCTGCGGTCATTTGGAAATTTCTTTTCCATCCCACACTGGGAATGTTCAACTATGTGCTTTCCCTGTTCCATATCAATCCAGTTCCGTGGTTGACTAGCCCGGATTGGGCGCTGTTCTCCGTAGCCATAATGACCATCTGGATGAATCTTGGCTTCAATTACATTATCTTATCGAGCGGACTTCAAGGGATTCCAGACGACATGTACGAAAGTGCCAAAATGGACGGAGCCGGACCGTTGGTCACGTTCTGGCGTATCTCTATGCCGCTGCTATCACCGACGATCTTTTTTGTGACTGTAGTTTCTATCATTGGTGCCTTCCAGTCTTTTGCCCAAATTAATATCTTGACCAAAGGCGGTCCGGTGAACAGTACAAATGTATTTGTATATTCCATTTATCAGGAAGCTTTCGTTAATTTCCGGTTCGGAACAGGGAGTGCGCAGGCGATTGTCTTGTTCGCCGTCATTTTGGTGCTTACGATGATTCAGTTTAAATGGGTGGAAAGAAAGGTGCATTACCAATGA
- a CDS encoding carbohydrate ABC transporter permease encodes MKQHLNSTLLYVLLTIAAALILYPVIYTFFMAVMSPEEASAYPPSFFPHSFHMANFTEVFEIVPIAAFIGNTFLISGLTMIGQLITASLAAYAFAKMEFKGKNFIFSMFVATMMIPWEVTIIPNYLTVRSWNWLDTYQGLTVPFLATAFGTFLLRQFFLQLPKELFEAARMDGCGHIRYFLFHVLPLSRPALGTLAVYSFLNMYNSYLWPLLVTNSENMRTVQIGISMLEFQESTSWNLVFAGTALVILPSLLLLIFGLKQLVRGMAAGALKG; translated from the coding sequence ATGAAACAACACCTGAATTCAACATTACTGTATGTGCTGCTTACGATTGCAGCCGCTCTGATTTTGTATCCGGTGATTTATACATTTTTTATGGCGGTCATGTCACCGGAGGAAGCGAGCGCTTACCCACCAAGCTTTTTCCCGCATTCCTTTCATATGGCCAATTTCACTGAAGTGTTTGAAATCGTTCCGATTGCAGCCTTTATCGGCAACACCTTTCTCATTTCGGGTCTGACGATGATCGGACAACTGATTACAGCCAGCCTGGCGGCCTATGCCTTTGCCAAAATGGAATTCAAGGGAAAAAACTTCATTTTTAGCATGTTTGTCGCGACAATGATGATCCCTTGGGAAGTTACCATTATTCCTAACTATCTGACGGTGCGAAGCTGGAACTGGCTTGATACATATCAAGGATTGACGGTTCCATTTCTGGCGACGGCATTTGGAACATTCCTGTTAAGACAATTTTTCCTCCAGCTTCCCAAGGAACTGTTCGAGGCTGCTCGTATGGATGGGTGCGGACATATCCGATATTTCCTGTTCCATGTGCTTCCGTTATCGCGTCCTGCACTCGGAACACTGGCTGTGTATTCGTTCCTGAACATGTACAATTCATATCTCTGGCCTTTACTGGTCACAAATAGCGAGAATATGCGTACCGTACAGATCGGCATATCCATGCTGGAGTTTCAGGAATCGACTTCATGGAATCTGGTGTTTGCGGGTACAGCACTTGTCATTTTACCGTCTCTGCTCCTGCTGATCTTTGGACTCAAACAGCTGGTGCGTGGAATGGCAGCGGGTGCGCTTAAAGGCTAA
- a CDS encoding ABC transporter substrate-binding protein has translation MRFFRLKSALTLLILTAMVVAAGCSNNTAAEKPSNGNDGAAAASPIKLTWWHSMSGNGEKAIKQIAADFNASHKDIQVEPVYQGKYDDSLNKLKASLGSNSGPDIIQVYEIGSKFMIDSKMITPVQQFIDADKFDLSQLEPNITRYYTIDGKLNAMPFNTSNPILYYNKDAFKAAGLDPANPPKTYDEFEKAAKALSKDGKSGASIAIYGWFMEQLFANQNADYVNNGNGREQAATESLLNSDAGVKTLTWWKKMIDEKVVSNLGRNSDDTAKAFSAGQIAMTLDSTASLRNIVEQVGDKFEVGTGFLPRANEAKEGGVVVGGASLYIMNNKPEAQQKAAWEFIKFVASPAVQAQWSVNTGYFPITKAAYDEKVLKDNMVKYPQFQTAVDQLHASAQSTATQGAVMGVFPEARQIVEGAIEAVLSGQQQPKQALDQAAQEITGKIAQYNQTVKK, from the coding sequence ATGAGATTTTTTCGTTTGAAAAGTGCTTTGACCCTGCTTATTCTGACTGCTATGGTAGTTGCAGCAGGTTGTAGCAACAATACAGCGGCGGAGAAGCCGAGTAATGGTAATGATGGGGCTGCAGCGGCTTCACCTATAAAACTGACTTGGTGGCATTCAATGTCCGGCAACGGTGAAAAGGCGATCAAGCAGATCGCTGCTGACTTTAACGCTAGTCATAAGGACATTCAGGTAGAGCCAGTATATCAAGGTAAATATGATGACAGCTTGAACAAGCTGAAAGCGTCGCTGGGTTCTAATAGCGGACCGGACATCATTCAAGTATACGAAATCGGTAGTAAATTCATGATCGACTCTAAAATGATCACGCCTGTACAACAATTTATTGATGCAGATAAGTTCGATTTGTCGCAGCTTGAACCGAATATTACACGATACTACACGATTGATGGTAAATTAAACGCGATGCCGTTCAATACGTCAAACCCGATTTTATATTACAACAAGGATGCTTTCAAAGCCGCAGGACTTGACCCAGCTAATCCTCCGAAAACGTATGATGAATTCGAGAAAGCTGCCAAAGCCTTGAGCAAGGATGGTAAATCCGGTGCATCCATTGCCATCTACGGCTGGTTTATGGAGCAACTGTTTGCCAATCAGAATGCGGACTATGTGAATAACGGCAACGGACGTGAGCAAGCAGCTACGGAATCCTTGCTGAATTCGGATGCTGGTGTAAAAACGCTGACATGGTGGAAGAAAATGATCGATGAAAAGGTCGTATCCAATTTAGGACGTAACTCGGACGATACGGCAAAGGCTTTTTCCGCAGGACAAATTGCAATGACGCTGGATTCCACCGCTTCGCTGCGTAATATTGTGGAGCAGGTTGGCGATAAATTCGAAGTAGGCACAGGATTCCTGCCAAGAGCCAATGAAGCAAAAGAAGGCGGCGTGGTTGTAGGTGGCGCGAGCTTATACATCATGAACAACAAGCCTGAAGCCCAGCAAAAGGCAGCATGGGAGTTCATTAAATTCGTCGCTTCTCCAGCAGTACAGGCACAATGGAGTGTGAACACCGGGTACTTCCCGATTACGAAAGCAGCTTATGACGAGAAGGTACTCAAAGATAACATGGTAAAATATCCGCAATTTCAGACAGCCGTTGACCAATTGCATGCATCGGCACAATCCACTGCTACACAAGGCGCAGTGATGGGCGTATTCCCAGAAGCGCGTCAAATCGTCGAAGGTGCGATCGAAGCTGTTCTGAGTGGCCAGCAGCAGCCAAAACAGGCGCTGGACCAAGCTGCACAAGAAATTACAGGCAAAATTGCGCAATACAATCAAACGGTGAAGAAATAG
- a CDS encoding TetR/AcrR family transcriptional regulator → MKQQTKEIIFNGALKAFSERGFNETNMEEIAKVCGIAKGTLYYNFKNKQELYIYILKMGMERFVQDIHEAMAQIPMDQVEVRVHKLIQVHIEFIGREPDFCRLLVSKGWVSQEQHFNIRQVLADYFDFMEAEIDSGKFYGKISSKLDAKTTANCLFGIYIFTPMRSMVWGETMNPQEVRESIEVFVCNALGMQH, encoded by the coding sequence ATGAAACAGCAAACGAAGGAAATTATTTTTAACGGCGCACTCAAGGCTTTTTCCGAACGAGGTTTTAATGAAACAAATATGGAGGAAATTGCCAAGGTATGTGGCATAGCCAAAGGAACCCTGTACTACAATTTTAAAAACAAGCAAGAATTGTACATTTACATTTTGAAGATGGGGATGGAGCGTTTTGTCCAGGATATCCATGAAGCGATGGCTCAGATTCCTATGGATCAGGTAGAAGTGAGGGTTCACAAGCTGATCCAAGTACATATTGAGTTCATTGGGAGAGAGCCGGATTTTTGCCGTCTATTAGTCAGTAAGGGATGGGTCTCGCAGGAACAGCATTTTAATATTAGGCAGGTGCTGGCAGACTATTTTGATTTTATGGAGGCAGAGATTGATTCCGGCAAGTTCTATGGGAAAATTTCGAGTAAGTTGGATGCAAAAACGACTGCAAATTGTTTATTTGGCATTTACATTTTTACTCCGATGCGGTCGATGGTATGGGGCGAAACGATGAATCCGCAGGAAGTTCGCGAAAGTATCGAAGTATTTGTATGTAACGCGCTGGGTATGCAACATTAA
- a CDS encoding HlyD family secretion protein — MKAKKYAIYIVLIILIAVGIYALTALPRGSSSLSADESSSIPTAYVESDTLNASFKMAGRIDQMLVNEGDKVKKGQVLAHLESRELEDKVKQAQAALLAAKSNVSKAKASVLQAQAGVGQAQATVSAAQAKKSQGTTAVSVTAEASSSQIEQAKAASNAAKAKLDALKSGARPQELEQLQASVKVAKETLDLTVKNLERAKKLQEAGAATQASLDQATLEHQQAVAKYNAESQKLDMAREGSRKEEITAAEAQYRQALAAVKEAQAGAGKVAVQQEDVKAAQASVEQAQSAVKAAQSTVEQAQSAVEGANAQVAQAEAALQEAQTYLSYTTLRASEDGIIKSKSLSLGEMASAGFPVYTIETSTQRWAKFYVPETSLNGLQAGDTVQIKLLSGGKELKGKVILLESAADFAIQKPSQSSGDKDVRSFGVKVALPDLAASVPTGSTVLFTGKGAQ; from the coding sequence ATGAAAGCTAAAAAATATGCGATTTATATCGTACTCATTATTTTAATCGCTGTAGGAATCTATGCTTTGACTGCCTTACCACGAGGGAGCAGTAGCTTGTCCGCAGATGAGTCTTCTTCTATCCCTACGGCTTATGTAGAATCAGATACGCTCAATGCCAGCTTTAAGATGGCAGGACGTATTGATCAGATGCTGGTGAATGAGGGCGACAAGGTAAAAAAAGGGCAAGTGCTAGCCCATTTGGAAAGCCGTGAGCTGGAAGATAAGGTGAAGCAAGCACAGGCTGCATTGCTGGCAGCCAAGAGCAATGTGTCCAAAGCGAAAGCCAGCGTATTGCAGGCTCAAGCAGGAGTAGGTCAGGCGCAGGCTACCGTGAGCGCCGCTCAGGCCAAGAAGAGCCAAGGCACGACAGCGGTCAGTGTGACGGCTGAGGCTTCCTCCAGCCAGATTGAACAGGCCAAAGCAGCTTCTAACGCCGCCAAAGCAAAACTGGATGCCCTCAAGAGCGGGGCAAGACCACAGGAGCTTGAGCAATTGCAAGCATCTGTGAAGGTAGCTAAGGAAACGCTGGACCTGACCGTTAAAAATCTGGAGCGTGCCAAAAAGCTTCAAGAAGCCGGTGCAGCAACTCAGGCCTCGTTGGATCAAGCGACATTGGAACATCAACAGGCAGTGGCCAAGTATAATGCAGAGTCGCAAAAATTGGATATGGCACGGGAGGGAAGCCGTAAGGAGGAAATTACGGCAGCTGAAGCTCAATACCGTCAAGCCTTGGCTGCAGTGAAGGAAGCACAGGCAGGAGCAGGCAAAGTTGCTGTGCAACAGGAAGATGTCAAAGCTGCTCAGGCTTCAGTAGAGCAAGCGCAATCCGCTGTGAAGGCGGCGCAATCGACGGTAGAGCAGGCACAATCTGCGGTTGAAGGTGCCAATGCACAGGTAGCCCAAGCGGAAGCTGCACTCCAGGAGGCTCAGACCTATTTGAGCTATACTACGCTGCGTGCGTCTGAGGATGGGATCATAAAATCCAAGTCGCTTAGCTTGGGTGAGATGGCTAGCGCAGGATTCCCGGTTTATACCATTGAAACATCCACACAGCGTTGGGCTAAATTCTATGTACCGGAAACGTCTCTGAACGGTCTTCAAGCAGGGGATACAGTTCAAATTAAATTACTGTCAGGTGGCAAGGAGCTGAAGGGTAAAGTCATTCTGTTAGAATCGGCTGCAGATTTTGCTATTCAAAAACCGAGCCAAAGTTCTGGTGATAAGGATGTCCGTTCCTTTGGTGTGAAGGTAGCATTACCGGATCTTGCGGCTTCGGTTCCAACAGGCTCCACGGTTCTGTTTACAGGCAAAGGGGCGCAATAA
- a CDS encoding ABC transporter permease produces the protein MQDSQERLRIRDVFREEWLSIFRDRRFMAILLITPIVYTILFGFLYSHQRITEMPVTVYDGDNSQLSRQIIQAFDATDSFAVTRQVTNQDDVVRQVETGEAKVGIVIPDNFTTRLKHGENPPVLTLIDGSNMMYSNSASRIANQVISSVSAGVSLNSMKQKGMNADQAASTLTTIPFRSRVLFNPVYDYKLFMPLGVISAALQQCLLLGIALSCTRDKEAGTWGRFGAWKNTPWRLAIAKLAPYYAAGAFNVLTVFSISALCFDIPFRGQVLPLILVSLVFNFALCGLGFLFSLFSKTRVDATQTLMLIAVPSFMLSGYTWPLEAMPGFLRGLAEILPLTYYLDAVRNITLKGLDITYIFKDLIALGVIGCVSLLVAFVIYPLFFRQHQTTAQHADMPVQEGFTLKG, from the coding sequence ATGCAGGATTCACAGGAAAGACTTCGTATCCGCGATGTGTTTCGCGAGGAATGGCTGAGTATCTTCCGGGACCGCCGTTTTATGGCAATTCTGCTGATTACACCAATAGTGTATACGATACTATTCGGCTTCCTGTATTCGCATCAGCGGATTACCGAGATGCCTGTCACGGTGTATGACGGAGATAATTCGCAGCTTAGTCGCCAGATTATTCAGGCGTTCGATGCGACTGATTCATTTGCCGTTACACGGCAAGTGACCAATCAGGATGATGTAGTCCGCCAGGTGGAGACTGGGGAAGCTAAGGTCGGAATTGTCATTCCCGACAACTTTACCACTCGGCTTAAGCATGGGGAAAATCCACCTGTGCTTACGCTGATTGACGGCAGTAATATGATGTATTCCAATAGTGCCAGTCGGATTGCCAATCAGGTCATTAGTAGCGTGAGCGCGGGAGTATCGCTTAATTCCATGAAGCAAAAAGGGATGAACGCCGATCAGGCTGCCTCGACGCTGACTACCATCCCGTTCCGATCCAGAGTGCTATTTAACCCGGTATATGATTATAAGCTTTTCATGCCGTTGGGGGTTATTTCTGCGGCTCTCCAGCAGTGTTTGCTGCTAGGTATTGCGTTGTCTTGCACGCGGGATAAGGAAGCAGGGACTTGGGGAAGATTTGGCGCATGGAAAAATACCCCGTGGCGCTTGGCTATTGCCAAGCTGGCACCCTATTATGCGGCGGGAGCTTTCAATGTGCTGACTGTATTCAGTATTAGCGCTCTATGCTTCGATATTCCGTTTAGGGGACAGGTACTACCATTGATTTTGGTGTCGTTGGTCTTTAACTTTGCTTTGTGTGGATTAGGGTTCCTGTTCAGTCTCTTTTCCAAGACCAGAGTGGATGCGACACAAACTCTGATGCTCATTGCTGTTCCTTCCTTTATGCTGTCAGGCTATACGTGGCCATTGGAAGCAATGCCCGGCTTCTTGCGAGGACTTGCTGAAATATTGCCATTAACGTATTATTTGGACGCTGTACGGAACATTACTCTCAAGGGACTGGATATCACCTACATCTTTAAGGATTTGATTGCTCTGGGCGTCATTGGTTGTGTGAGTCTGCTGGTGGCCTTCGTGATCTATCCGTTATTCTTTAGGCAGCATCAGACGACAGCACAGCATGCCGATATGCCCGTACAAGAAGGATTTACACTTAAAGGCTGA